One segment of Nostoc flagelliforme CCNUN1 DNA contains the following:
- a CDS encoding transposase — protein MTPNKNDCIPEQFRFGLVKSCPVVVNFNGEPVTSDAGLILIAELDRKREITSRLAACFKDYREPNKILHPVNGLIAQRIYGLIMGYEDVNDHETLRHDGIFALAVGKAINLEQEPITLAGKSTLNRIEHCPEDISSRADSRYHRIEHDASAIETLLVELFLVVEFFETLFPPSPDLKNDAAVFVDNSVWYCSLDYQTLDSWSRQRRVVAKVEYSYKEVDTRFVVTSLPVNKIPPGRLYTQKYCPRGNMENCLKEQKLGLHSDRTSTHTFEGNQLRLWFASIAYILMNALREQCLAKTEFKNATVEIIRTKLLKLGAVITIRKRRILIAISSACPYKEIFAMVYKSLSQLPCPG, from the coding sequence ATGACCCCAAATAAAAACGATTGTATACCGGAACAGTTCAGATTTGGACTAGTAAAATCATGTCCAGTTGTAGTTAATTTCAATGGTGAGCCTGTAACATCTGATGCAGGATTAATATTAATTGCGGAACTAGATAGAAAAAGAGAAATAACATCACGGCTGGCAGCATGTTTTAAAGATTACCGAGAGCCAAACAAAATTCTGCATCCAGTTAATGGCTTAATTGCACAAAGAATATATGGCTTAATCATGGGCTATGAAGATGTAAATGACCATGAAACTCTACGCCATGATGGGATATTCGCACTGGCAGTAGGAAAAGCAATTAATTTAGAACAAGAACCAATTACTCTGGCTGGAAAAAGTACCTTAAATCGGATCGAGCATTGTCCAGAAGATATCTCTTCAAGAGCAGATAGCCGATATCACCGTATTGAACATGATGCATCAGCCATAGAAACACTCCTAGTTGAGCTATTTTTAGTAGTCGAGTTTTTTGAAACCTTATTTCCTCCATCACCAGATTTAAAGAACGACGCAGCAGTATTTGTTGATAACTCAGTTTGGTATTGCTCTCTTGACTATCAAACTCTAGATAGTTGGAGCCGTCAGCGTCGTGTTGTCGCCAAAGTTGAATATAGCTATAAAGAAGTCGATACTCGCTTTGTAGTTACTTCGCTCCCTGTTAATAAAATCCCGCCAGGGCGACTTTATACTCAAAAGTACTGCCCGCGCGGGAATATGGAAAATTGTTTAAAAGAACAAAAGCTAGGGTTACATAGTGATAGAACAAGTACCCATACGTTTGAAGGGAATCAATTACGTTTGTGGTTTGCGTCTATTGCTTATATTTTGATGAATGCTCTACGAGAACAATGTTTAGCAAAGACGGAATTCAAAAATGCAACTGTTGAGATTATACGCACAAAATTATTGAAGCTAGGAGCCGTCATTACTATTAGGAAACGACGAATTTTAATCGCAATTAGTAGTGCCTGCCCTTATAAAGAGATTTTCGCAATGGTTTATAAGAGTTTATCTCAATTACCTTGCCCTGGCTGA
- a CDS encoding allophanate hydrolase-related protein, whose product MTTVSTNMITLAVVGAHLTGQPLNYQLQERHAILLKTCQTAPSYRFYALANTQPAKPGLVKVLDGSGVSIEVEVWQLSAEGFGTFVAAIPPPLVIGTLDLEDGSSVKGFLCEPYVIPDAQDISQYGGWRNYLASL is encoded by the coding sequence ATGACAACTGTATCCACCAATATGATTACTCTTGCTGTTGTTGGTGCTCATCTCACCGGACAGCCCTTAAACTATCAGCTGCAAGAGCGCCATGCCATCTTACTAAAAACCTGCCAAACCGCCCCTAGCTATCGCTTTTACGCCCTTGCCAATACCCAACCTGCCAAACCTGGATTAGTAAAAGTTCTCGATGGTTCTGGGGTAAGCATTGAAGTAGAAGTTTGGCAACTGAGTGCAGAAGGCTTTGGTACTTTTGTCGCCGCAATACCCCCACCCCTAGTGATTGGCACCTTAGACCTGGAGGACGGTTCCTCAGTCAAAGGATTTTTGTGTGAACCCTATGTGATTCCCGATGCACAAGATATTTCCCAGTATGGCGGGTGGCGCAATTATCTTGCTAGTTTGTAA
- a CDS encoding endonuclease, with protein MQVGKSEELREWTRKVIEKMPNLTKPQAVVLAMWTFGIVMTQSSGLTTVSVFLAELLGKKENTIGQQLREWLRDAEDKTKTGRISLNVTSCFSPLLSWILSLWPEGEKRLALAADASTLSVRFTVLAISIVYRGCGIPIAWKIVEATKPGSWKPHWLELFRHINKTIPKTWFVIVTTDRGLYAEWLYQQILDCGWHPFMRINLQGQFKIKDQDSWLPLNSLVPEVGQSFESLVTCFKSNPIECTLLARHDEGYAEPWLILTDFPPEIGDACWYSMRSWIECLFKDGKRGGFAWHQTKITDPKRAERHWLAIA; from the coding sequence ATGCAAGTAGGAAAAAGCGAGGAATTAAGAGAATGGACTAGAAAAGTCATTGAAAAAATGCCAAATCTCACAAAGCCTCAAGCAGTAGTACTGGCAATGTGGACTTTTGGCATAGTAATGACCCAATCAAGCGGACTGACAACGGTTTCAGTATTTTTAGCAGAACTACTGGGTAAAAAGGAAAATACCATAGGTCAGCAACTGCGGGAATGGTTAAGAGACGCAGAAGATAAAACAAAAACTGGTCGAATTTCATTGAATGTTACATCTTGTTTTAGTCCACTACTATCCTGGATTCTAAGCCTTTGGCCAGAAGGTGAAAAGCGTTTAGCATTAGCAGCAGATGCCTCAACTTTAAGCGTTCGCTTTACTGTATTAGCGATTAGCATTGTTTACCGTGGCTGTGGAATTCCGATTGCCTGGAAAATAGTTGAAGCAACCAAACCAGGAAGTTGGAAGCCTCACTGGTTAGAATTATTTCGCCATATAAACAAGACCATACCTAAGACTTGGTTTGTAATTGTCACCACAGACAGAGGGCTTTATGCTGAGTGGTTGTACCAACAAATCTTGGACTGTGGTTGGCATCCTTTTATGCGGATTAACCTTCAGGGGCAGTTTAAAATTAAGGATCAGGATTCTTGGCTACCTTTAAATAGTCTTGTCCCAGAAGTTGGCCAGTCATTCGAGTCATTGGTAACTTGTTTTAAAAGCAATCCGATTGAGTGTACCTTGTTAGCCCGTCATGACGAGGGTTATGCCGAACCTTGGTTAATACTCACCGACTTCCCTCCAGAAATTGGAGATGCTTGTTGGTATTCTATGCGTTCCTGGATTGAATGCTTGTTTAAAGACGGTAAAAGAGGTGGTTTCGCTTGGCATCAAACTAAAATAACAGACCCCAAACGTGCCGAAAGACACTGGTTAGCAATAGCGTAG